The window tattggtgaatttctgcagtggatcttgtcgactgctgctactgagcattggtgatggtgGGAGTGAATCTTTATGGATGAGATGccaattggctgctgtgttctggATGGTATTAAACCTAGACTCATCCTCAGGCAAGtgagaaatattcattcacactcctgacttatttATTGAGGATGGAAGGTAGTCTTTTGGGATTGAGgatgtgagttacttgctgcaggattcctagcttctgaccgatagtgaggaaggttgtcaaaagatacagcaCGATATAGATTAGTTAGAGAGTTGTGTGGAGAGAGTTGTGTGGAGttgtgtggcagatggagtttaatctggacaagtgtgaggtgatgcatgtaGAAAGtgtacaataaatggcaggacccttacgCACATTGATAAATGAAGGGATCTTGGGgttgcaagttcatagttccctgaaagtggcaacacagttggataaggtggttGAGGTAAcacatggcatgcttgctttcatcaagTGGGGCCTTgggtataaaagttggcaagtcatgttgcagtttttttATAAAACTTGAGTTAGGCATGTATTTAGTTTGGAGTATATTCGGTAATAAGGAGTTGTGGgacaaacttggactgttttcACTAGCGCATCATAGATTGATAGAAGTAATATAAAGTTATGAGatgtatggatagagtggacagttgGCGTCTTTTTCCCTGGGTGGAAGTGTCAAATaccaggggacataggtttaacgTGAAAGGAAAGCGGTTTAATGGACATGTGCACAGAAGGTTTTTTACAGAGGGTAGTAGGTGCCTCAGATGTGCACCCAGGGTAGATGGTAGAAGTAAAGACAATACCAGAGTTTAAGTGGCCTTTAAATAGATAAATGAACActcagggaatagagagatatgggcaaTATGCAGGCAGCtggcattagtttagaatggcattatggtcagtacagacatgataggctaaaggacctgtttctgtgctactgTTCTGTATTCTATGAATACCTCTAACATGAAGAACCATCTTACTTTGTGCCAGCTATAACTTTAACCAGTGAAGAGATTTTCCCCTGGTTCCCATTGACTCCACTTGTGCTAGAGTTTGTTGATACCATTCTCAgtcaaatgtggacttgatatcaagggcagtcactgttATCTCctttggaattcagttcttttctaCATATTTGTACCAAGGCTATATGAGATCAGGTGTTGAGTGACCTTGgtgaaaaccaaaacaaaaggCTGTGATATTTGTGGCAAAGGAATAATAGGTATGGAAATAGTGTAATCTTTTCACAATTAACATTTACTTCGTCTTTTGTTCTGGGCATGTCGCCTTGCTCCTCCTCCTGTCTCTGTCaccagcattaaaaaaaaatcatttttcagctcttttcagttttgaaaaagtcatattggacttgaagcattaactctgtttctgtttccatggatgctgccagacacacTGGGATTGTCCAGCACTTTTTGTTGAATTTCAATTTTCTACATTATTGGATAGATACCAGTGTCGTATCTGTATTGGAGCAGGAATACAGCAAGTTGTGGAGCATACTTCTTCAGTACCATTGCCTGATTTTGTTAGGGTCCAAAGTCTTTACAATATCCAagtgtcttcagctgtttcttgatatcatataaAATGCTTATACTATTTGATACACACATCATCCTACTTTGTAGCTTCTCCAAGGTTTACATCCCATTTTTAGGTATACTTACTGCTGTTCCTTGGATGCCCTCCTGCACAACTCATTGAAGGAGGGTTGATCGCCTggcttgatgatgatgatgatagaATGGGAGAATATATTGGGACATGAGGTGACAGCTTGTGGTTGAACACCGTTCCACTGATGGCTGACAGTGCTTCTTGGATGTCTAGTCTTAAGTTGTTTGATTGgtttgaagtctatcccatttaacaTTGTGATGGTGCACACACCACAACAGAGAATATCCTTAATGTGAGAATGGGACTTGGTCTCCAGAAGGACCATGTGATGGCCACTCTTACATTctgacatggacagatgcactTGCAGCAGGCAATAATAATTGTCACAAAAACAAGCATCTTTTTCCCTCTTTTTGGTTCCCTCATTACCTGTCGCAAACCAAGTCTAGTAGCGATGAGCTCTAGGACTCCAACAGGTTGGTCATTAGTAGTGCTGCCAAACTGCTGTTGGTAATGAACATTGACATCCACAATCCATGGTACATTCTGCgcccttgccatcttcagtgctACCTCCAACGCAGaaaagtactgattcatcaatTGGAATGGGGTAGTTGACAGTCATCAGCCGGTGGTTTTCtcacccatgtttaacctgatgtgTGAAACTTCATCAATTCCGAACACAATGTCGAGGGCTCCCAGAGCAACTTTCTTCTGACTTTATATCACTGTTCTGCCACCTTTGTTAGGTCtgccctgctggtgggacaggacttGTCCAGGGATAATGGTGGTGCTGTTTCTGGTACCTACATCAAATCCAAGTGATCTGTCCAGTTTGATTCCTTTTTATTTGAGCATTTGTCAGCAGTTGCTATAACATTGTTGCTTACTGTGCCTTTTttagggggcagttaagagttttTTGGTTTTCAAACTCTTCGCTGGTTTTTTAAAACATTCCCAATCTTTGGACTTGCTACTGGTTTTTACCATGTTATCAGCCTGTTTTAATCTAATATGATCTTTAACCTTCCTAGTgacccacaaatgaatttttgagTCTTGATTTTCATTGGAACTCCTTTTTTATTTTGAACACTTAATTCTTTCTTAAATTGTTTCTAAAGTTTATTCACGGCCCAATGTTTTAGTCTCAATTAGTCTTAGCTTGTTCTGCCCTGTTACAGTAATTAGCCTTTTTAAAGTTATGATTCATATTTGTGACTGGAGTACATGGGTCACTGTGCACAGTACCACTAACCTGgtcatttctgtttgtttttgaatgAGCCTTTCACTGGAAGCAACTCAGTTTCTTCTTGCTCCATTTTCTGATATTGCGTGCCACCCTGTTGCTCCCCGTACCACTTTCACTCATTCAACAATATACGCAACTGCCTCCCAGAAACCCCTAATTCTTGAGTCAAAAAATCAATTTCAACAAACCATGCTGTCTCATCTATCAGCAACTGATGGAAAGGTTATAAAACATTTTACATTCTGACTGATGTCATAATCAAAACAATGGAAGAgatttttatttttccatttggAATGCAAAGTAGAAAAGCCTGGGATTACGAACTGAATCAAGAGGTCCAGGAAAATAGTGGGAGTTCAAAATGCAGGCACAGAATGGATGAGATTGGGGTACAGTTTGAGGCAGCTACCAGCTTTGGCATTAGAATTGTAATCTAATTGATGTCATGCATTTATTGATGGTAATGAAAAATATAGGTGCAACTTGCAAAGCTTTTAGAAAGAATAACGTGAGTACAATTTTTCTTGCTAAACACGGAAATTTAATTTTCAGGTTGCAGATATCAAGAGAATTAATAATCTGATCAAAGACCAAGACTTTTTTGCTCTCAGATCTATAAAGATTCCTGTGAAAAAGATCACCTTACTGGGTGACACGCACAGTCCAGCCAAATCAAGACTAGTTCCACGTCCTGCCTTGGAAGTTAATGCACAGTTTCAGGAATCCAAGACGGGTGAAGATTGCTCTTCAAATGAAAACGCTGATAACTTTCTCCGTGAGGTTGATAAAGATATAGAAAGAATAGTGAAGTCAAATGATACCACAAAGGAGCATTTAAATGAGGTTGTTTCGGCTTTATCTACACAACCATTCTGTCAAGCAGCAGATCGAAAAATATTACCACGGAAAGATCCGCATTATGGAGCTGACTGGGGCATGCGCTGGTGGAATGCAGTGATGATAATGTTGGTAGTTGGAATTATTACACCTGTGTTTTATCTACTCTACTATGAAGTCCTTGTAAAGGTCGAGACAAGCCATCATTCTACTGTGGAATCAACAAACCTACCTGTTACCCAGCCTTCACAGCAAGAACCAAAGTATAGCTACGGAATTAATTCTGTGGAAAGGACAAAAATGGCCTCAGATGAGGCCCTTGAGCAAGTGAATTCTAATGTTCATGTGACTGTCACCTGACCACAAACATCTAGTAcacagcattgtgtgcagtgCAAACATAAAACAATTATGTTCGAAAGTGTCTGGGGAAATCGCATCATGCTAGAAATGTCCTATATTTAATTCAAGAAGAGGAGCAATTAAGACTTGCCTTCCAATGTTATGGGAAATGATAATATAAAAGTAACTGACAAAATTAATGTCATGTGAGAAGAATTTTTGCCTATGTTGATAACATATTGCATCTATAATTGAACTTGGATTAATATTTTAGTCCAAAACAACATTTTTGTTGTTTCTTAACAAATGTCTTCCTTACCTAATTAGCTTTTGTAAAATATATTTCTAATTTTGTTGTGAACAAGATTTCTTTTGTGGTCCAGTTATCTTCAAGAGTGAAAACATAACAGTTATTGAACTGCAATTCTGTCAAGCATTAATATGTAAGATAAAGGAATAAACTTGAAGCAGGTTCAAAAATGATGCCCCTCTCTTAAAGCTGCTCAATGATATTAGGTACAACCACGCAGTtattacttttctttttaaatgtataAATAATAGCACATTCCGAATGTCACAACACAAAATTCTTAATCTCACCCATTCGTATAAAGGAATTTTGTTGCCTGAAACTAATAGTTTTAatataaaaatgtatttattgaCTGTTAAATTACCATAGTTGAGAGCATGCAGATATTTAGTGTTGAACGATTCAAAGTTAGCGTTTTGTGTAGCAGTTATTCTGTAATTAAACTGGAGATTATAACTGTGAACAAAAGATCAAATGGATCTACATTGTTGACATTATAAATGAAAATGTGGCTGTTCAAAAAAATGAACTTCCAGCATTTACACCGGTTGTATTTTCTTAAAGCTTTGTAACAGAATCTATTCTTTTGAAATTTATCATAAAATTTAGAATAAAAATTGAAACACCTATGCATAATGTATTTCTCATTTATATTTAGTTTGGAATAAACAATGAGTAAACAAACTAGCTTCAACATTCTTAGCATTGGTCTCACTCACTAGCACTACTGTCATTAACCTGCCAGTTTGCAGGGTCAGTAGGTGTATGCCTAacttgcagagagagaaaaaaatatccTGTAGCCTGCCCTGCTCAGCTGAACTATCTAGTACTATTACCCTTTGAGCTTGcaaacttttatttctgaatGGCTGACCTTTTACATTTACAGATTATGCCTTCTGATTCTGGAAAGCCCCCACCATTTGGATCATGATGAGTAGATCAGTTGCCACATTGTTTTAGACCTTTAAGCCCTAATGTAACTGGTGAATCTGCACTGTGCTTTATTTAAGGCCAATATATCATTACTAAGGTTTGGACCTAAAATTGAATAACAGGACCATTAGTCGGATCACTTGTTAGAATCGACTAATGACTGGATAAAGTAATAATTTCAGAAGTTACAGACATCGTTGAACTTGGAAATGAGCAAACTTGAGCATGCTAAACTGTTGATAACGCTCATATTAGAAAGTATGAAATAATGCATTTGGGAAGAAGAATGAAGTAAGCTTTAAAAAATTAGAtattaattgttttcttttgaatgCTTAAAACTAAAAACTGTGGGTAAGGGAAGgtgtttttttgggggggggagaaaaactGTATTTAGAACTTCTTTTAGATCTCCATAATATAGAATATAACCTTTAAGTTCTCCCAGCACATTCCTGCAGACCCCTTACTTCTCTCGGGATTTCTTTCAAAACCTCAATGAATCCCATTGGTTTAGCCTCTTTCACTGCATCCTTTTGCCCAGTGCCTCTCTTAATctaccagcactgtgactttgtgtgtcctGCCTTATTGTAGTGAAAATACattttcccagtgcctttcttaaaccaccagtttattacagtgaaaacacctcaGGTCTTTAATCTCTTTTCCACCCtgttgggtttcttttttcatacagggaggtgatggcctagtggtactatcgatggactgttaatccagagacccagatgttgttctggggacctggttcaaatcccgccatggcagatagtagaatttgaattcaataaatatctggaattaagaatctaatgatgaccatgaatacattgccgattgtcagagaaacccatctggttcacatgTCCtatgtggaaggaaactgccat of the Stegostoma tigrinum isolate sSteTig4 chromosome 3, sSteTig4.hap1, whole genome shotgun sequence genome contains:
- the lysmd3 gene encoding lysM and putative peptidoglycan-binding domain-containing protein 3; translated protein: MAGRSQTRFLPATIQPALGGNVYVFASGTPSENELSEEDAECFELRPRGKEKLRRTTSKDRLDDIVYLFREIQEGDTLNALALQYCCTVADIKRINNLIKDQDFFALRSIKIPVKKITLLGDTHSPAKSRLVPRPALEVNAQFQESKTGEDCSSNENADNFLREVDKDIERIVKSNDTTKEHLNEVVSALSTQPFCQAADRKILPRKDPHYGADWGMRWWNAVMIMLVVGIITPVFYLLYYEVLVKVETSHHSTVESTNLPVTQPSQQEPKYSYGINSVERTKMASDEALEQVNSNVHVTVT